The Solea senegalensis isolate Sse05_10M linkage group LG4, IFAPA_SoseM_1, whole genome shotgun sequence genome includes a region encoding these proteins:
- the igsf8 gene encoding immunoglobulin superfamily member 8 — translation MRKPAMAMKTALFVFLLYVLHCAVCRDVTLPTGPLYRVAGFPLSLPCVVSGYEGPRTQDFEWFLYRDDSGGRQMGVVSTRDKGFPYAPFQARVRNGEVRVERDSGEAVRLVIQRLRAEDQGNYECYTPSTDTVYQGNYSNMVTVKVIPDTLQISYSRALTGQPVPEGAMLTLTCSGSIRSQQLTHLSITFGKRGGGDSSGSGAGGEVSTVREIISIDKMLGIVPGHSYKKRYDDGEITLEKRNGEGGQGVYVMRMKAVRPDDSGSYFCEASQWILDPDRSWQKIAQRMLDIGNLTVQQLAESLSITSSPRGEVTLQVGSPLILTCEVLGLPSEVNSGLLVQWMKRGSVRSDAVVAGGVEVEVARMSTDGIVSWGDDLSRANGGSMEKVAEGKYSLKLFSARPVDTGVYRCVVSVYAGRSNPGSSTPATLTQKSEGVIVNLKTKDVAVSAVAQLPRGPLLKRGNTITLICNATVKTTGPAQVQVQWLRWPIPEPVIRGSVSDGAPPDPPVVETPRLIAALMHDGVVNIHSNGSEVSVDRLSAISYRLRVHQAAIEDQGMYACHAEVWGQDPHGGWYYTGVKAESNALNVYLYARAGDLLLIPLVVGVSSALFVGIIIIATVTCCFMNRLAKQRARK, via the exons ATGAGAAAACCCGCGATGGCGATGAAAACTGCCTTATTCGTGTTTCTGCTCTATG TGCTCCACTGTGCCGTATGTCGCGACGTAACCCTTCCCACCGGACCCCTGTACCGCGTGGCAGGctttcccctctctctgccCTGTGTTGTGTCAGGATACGAGGGTCCACGCACTCAGGACTTTGAGTGGTTCCTGTACAGGGACGATTCTGGTGGGAGGCAGATGGGAGTGGTGTCCACCAGAGACAAAGGTTTCCCATATGCTCCGTTCCAAGCCCGGGTGAGGAACGGGGAGGTGAGGGTGGAGAGGGACTCCGGGGAGGCAGTCCGGCTGGTGATCCAGAGGCTCCGAGCAGAAGACCAGGGAAATTATGAGTGTTACACGCCCAGCACGGACACCGTCTATCAGGGAAACTACAGCAACATGGTAACTGTCAAAG TGATCCCTGATACGCTCCAGATCAGTTACTCCCGCGCACTCACTGGGCAGCCGGTGCCAGAGGGAGCCATGTTAACGCTGACATGCTCGGGCAGCATCCGATCACAGCAGCTCACCCATCTGTCCATCACGTTTGGGAAACGTGGCGGTGGGGACAGTTCGGGCAGCGGCGCTGGAGGGGAGGTCAGCACCGTGAGAGAGATTATCTCCATCGACAAAATGCTGGGGATTGTCCCCGGACATTCGTACAAGAAGCGTTACGACGATGGAGAGATAACGCTGGAGAAGAGGAACGGCGAGGGCGGGCAGGGCGTCTATGTGATGAGGATGAAAGCGGTGCGGCCGGATGACAGCGGCTCATATTTCTGTGAGGCTTCACAGTGGATTCTGGACCCTGATCGATCGTGGCAGAAGATTGCACAGAGGATGCTGGATATTGGCAACTTGACCGTTCAGCAGTTAG cCGAGTCTCTCAGCATTACTTCCTCACCCAGAGGAGAAGTGACCTTGCAGGTCGGTTCCCCCCTCATCCTGACCTGTGAGGTGTTGGGGCTGCCGTCGGAGGTGAACTCAGGTCTGCTGGTGCAGTGGATGAAGAGGGGATCTGTGAGGAGTGATGCAGTCGTTGCCGGGGGAGTGGAG GTTGAGGTGGCGCGCATGAGCACGGATGGCATTGTGAGCTGGGGAGATGACCTCAGCAGAGCCAACGGCGGCTCTATGGAGAAGGTGGCGGAGGGGAAGTACTCTCTGAAGCTTTTCTCAGCCCGGCCTGTGGACACGGGGGTGTATCGGTGTGTGGTGAGCGTGTACGCTGGGAGGAGCAACCCCGGCTCGTCTACACCGGCAACACTCACTCAGAAGTCTGAGGGAGTCATCGTCAATCTGAAGACCAAAG ACGTGGCGGTCTCAGCTGTGGCTCAGCTCCCTCGCGGTCCCCTGTTAAAAAGAGGCAACACCATCACCCTCATCTGCAACGCCACCGTGAAAACCACAGGTCCTGCCCAGGTCCAGGTTCAGTGGCTGCGCTGGCCAATCCCTGAACCCGTCATCAGGGGTTCGGTATCCGACGGTGCTCCACCCGATCCACCTGTGGTGGAAACCCCAAGACTGATCGCTGCTCTCATGCACGATGGTGTCGTGAACATCCACAGCAACGGCAGCGAGGTCAGCGTCGACCGCTTGTCCGCTATCAGCTACAGACTGAGGGTCCACCAAGCGGCGATAGAAGATCAGGGCATGTATGCGTGTCACGCCGAGGTGTGGGGTCAGGATCCACATGGAGGCTGGTACTACACGGGAGTCAAAGCAGAGTCGAATGCATTGAACGTTTACCTGTATGCCAGAG CTGGTGACCTCCTCCTTATCCCTCTGGTCGTCGGAGTCTCTTCCGCCTTGTTCGtgggcatcatcatcatcgctaCGGTAACCTGTTGCTTCATGAATCGCCTGGCAAAGCAGCGGGCTCGGAAATAG
- the sp7 gene encoding transcription factor Sp7 isoform X2, with protein MAASILEEDARYGSSPLAMLTATCNKFGSTSPVRDSATPGKTGSTTPIKKTYTMTSDLHAAKNGRTADGSGLADSYTGSFTTAGGGGGGGGLLTPTGSPPPSAGGYSTEYNPFSHSFQTSVSQDPSLLVSKTHATADCLTSVYTSLDMTHPYGSWYKAGIHPGITAAPANATSSWWDVHPNSNWLSATQPQSDGGLQASLQPVAPQASLSPQISSYSTDFTPLNPAPYPSVGLGSSSHLLQPSQHMLPQDMYKPKPVPSAGLIESQMGLKPARGSGGYNGGGTPTRSSCDCPNCQELERLGASAASLRKKPVHSCHIPGCGKVYGKASHLKAHLRWHTGERPFVCNWLFCGKRFTRSDELERHVRTHTREKKFTCLLCNKRFTRSDHLSKHQKTHADSAMQGKAVAVEGDTDPRSEETTELNTSVVPTNPDQISNGEEKTGTPNGVENSSGLLEI; from the exons ATGGCCGCATCTATTCTGGAG gaAGACGCACGTTATGGCTCCAGTCCTCTGGCTATGTTAACTGCTACCTGTAACAAATTTGGCAGCACCAGCCCCGTCAGGGATTCGGCTACACCCGGTAAGACCGGCAGCACCACTCCAATCAAGAAGACCTACACAATGACCTCCGACCTTCACGCAGCTAAGAATGGACGGACCGCAGACGGCAGTGGCCTGGCGGACTCCTACACTGGCTCCTTCACCACAgctggaggagggggaggaggtggtgggCTCCTCACACCCACTGGAAGCCCCCCTCCTTCAGCTGGAGGCTACTCTACAGAGTATAACCCTTTCTCCCACTCTTTCCAGACCTCTGTCTCACAGGACCCGTCTCTTTTAGTGTCCAAGACCCACGCTACGGCTGATTGCCTCACTAGTGTCTATACCTCACTGGATATGACACATCCATATGGCTCCTGGTATAAAGCCGGTATCCACCCTGGCATTACCGCTGCCCCAGCTAATGCCACATCCTCCTGGTGGGATGTCCATCCCAACTCCAACTGGCTGTCAGCGACACAGCCCCAGTCGGACGGAGGTCTCCAGGCCTCCCTGCAGCCTGTAGCACCACAGGCTTCCCTGAGTCCCCAGATATCCAGTTACAGCACCGACTTTACACCCCTCAACCCAGCACCTTACCCTTCTGTGGGACTGGGTTCCTCCTCACACCTCCTTCAGCCTTCCCAGCACATGTTGCCCCAGGACATGTACAAACCCAAGCCTGTGCCAAGTGCAGGTTTGATTGAGAGTCAAATGGGCCTAAAACCCGCTCGTGGATCAGGGGGCTACAACGGAGGGGGTACACCCACCAGGTCCTCATGTGACTGCCCTAACTGCCAGGAGCTGGAGAGGCTGGGAGCCTCTGCCGCATCTCTGAGGAAGAAGCCGGTCCACAGCTGCCACATCCCAGGCTGTGGGAAGGTCTACGGCAAGGCCTCCCACCTCAAAGCCCACCTGCGCTGGCACACCGGCGAGCGGCCCTTTGTTTGCAACTGGCTCTTCTGTGGAAAGCGCTTCACCCGCTCGGATGAACTGGAGAGGCACGTGCGCACCCACACGAGGGAGAAGAAGTTCACCTGTTTACTGTGCAACAAGCGTTTCACACGTAGCGACCACCTTTCAAAGCACCAGAAGACCCATGCAGATTCTGCAATGCAGGGGAAAGCTGTAGCTGTGGAGGGAGACACGGATCCTCGGAGTGAAGAGACCACAGAGCTCAACACAAGCGTCGTACCAACCAACCCTGACCAAATCAGCAACGGAGAGGAGAAGACTGGCACACCAAACGGAGTGGAGAACAGCAGTGGACTGTTGGAGATCTGA
- the sp7 gene encoding transcription factor Sp7 isoform X1 produces MAASILEVGNVFEDARYGSSPLAMLTATCNKFGSTSPVRDSATPGKTGSTTPIKKTYTMTSDLHAAKNGRTADGSGLADSYTGSFTTAGGGGGGGGLLTPTGSPPPSAGGYSTEYNPFSHSFQTSVSQDPSLLVSKTHATADCLTSVYTSLDMTHPYGSWYKAGIHPGITAAPANATSSWWDVHPNSNWLSATQPQSDGGLQASLQPVAPQASLSPQISSYSTDFTPLNPAPYPSVGLGSSSHLLQPSQHMLPQDMYKPKPVPSAGLIESQMGLKPARGSGGYNGGGTPTRSSCDCPNCQELERLGASAASLRKKPVHSCHIPGCGKVYGKASHLKAHLRWHTGERPFVCNWLFCGKRFTRSDELERHVRTHTREKKFTCLLCNKRFTRSDHLSKHQKTHADSAMQGKAVAVEGDTDPRSEETTELNTSVVPTNPDQISNGEEKTGTPNGVENSSGLLEI; encoded by the exons ATGGCCGCATCTATTCTGGAGGTAGGGAATGTATTT gaAGACGCACGTTATGGCTCCAGTCCTCTGGCTATGTTAACTGCTACCTGTAACAAATTTGGCAGCACCAGCCCCGTCAGGGATTCGGCTACACCCGGTAAGACCGGCAGCACCACTCCAATCAAGAAGACCTACACAATGACCTCCGACCTTCACGCAGCTAAGAATGGACGGACCGCAGACGGCAGTGGCCTGGCGGACTCCTACACTGGCTCCTTCACCACAgctggaggagggggaggaggtggtgggCTCCTCACACCCACTGGAAGCCCCCCTCCTTCAGCTGGAGGCTACTCTACAGAGTATAACCCTTTCTCCCACTCTTTCCAGACCTCTGTCTCACAGGACCCGTCTCTTTTAGTGTCCAAGACCCACGCTACGGCTGATTGCCTCACTAGTGTCTATACCTCACTGGATATGACACATCCATATGGCTCCTGGTATAAAGCCGGTATCCACCCTGGCATTACCGCTGCCCCAGCTAATGCCACATCCTCCTGGTGGGATGTCCATCCCAACTCCAACTGGCTGTCAGCGACACAGCCCCAGTCGGACGGAGGTCTCCAGGCCTCCCTGCAGCCTGTAGCACCACAGGCTTCCCTGAGTCCCCAGATATCCAGTTACAGCACCGACTTTACACCCCTCAACCCAGCACCTTACCCTTCTGTGGGACTGGGTTCCTCCTCACACCTCCTTCAGCCTTCCCAGCACATGTTGCCCCAGGACATGTACAAACCCAAGCCTGTGCCAAGTGCAGGTTTGATTGAGAGTCAAATGGGCCTAAAACCCGCTCGTGGATCAGGGGGCTACAACGGAGGGGGTACACCCACCAGGTCCTCATGTGACTGCCCTAACTGCCAGGAGCTGGAGAGGCTGGGAGCCTCTGCCGCATCTCTGAGGAAGAAGCCGGTCCACAGCTGCCACATCCCAGGCTGTGGGAAGGTCTACGGCAAGGCCTCCCACCTCAAAGCCCACCTGCGCTGGCACACCGGCGAGCGGCCCTTTGTTTGCAACTGGCTCTTCTGTGGAAAGCGCTTCACCCGCTCGGATGAACTGGAGAGGCACGTGCGCACCCACACGAGGGAGAAGAAGTTCACCTGTTTACTGTGCAACAAGCGTTTCACACGTAGCGACCACCTTTCAAAGCACCAGAAGACCCATGCAGATTCTGCAATGCAGGGGAAAGCTGTAGCTGTGGAGGGAGACACGGATCCTCGGAGTGAAGAGACCACAGAGCTCAACACAAGCGTCGTACCAACCAACCCTGACCAAATCAGCAACGGAGAGGAGAAGACTGGCACACCAAACGGAGTGGAGAACAGCAGTGGACTGTTGGAGATCTGA